One window of Bacillota bacterium genomic DNA carries:
- the pgeF gene encoding peptidoglycan editing factor PgeF produces MKLAWRRRGGLLFLEAVGAQDAVLCVSTRGGGVSTGPYGTLNLGLHVGDEPGLVLENRRRLARALGFSAELMTCAAQVHGTDIAIVGAAEAGRGAQSQEGLWEVDGLVTAQRGVPLVCFYADCVPLLYYCPAPRVCAVAHAGWRGTLEGIAARMLRVLEGQFGCDLDRIQVIIGPAIGACCYTVGEEVRRLFAEKFGRPVDSTLDLQGINRQILVDYGLPSGNILVSGLCTKCHGDLFFSHRGAQQQGYSATGRHGAVVMLR; encoded by the coding sequence ATGAAACTGGCTTGGCGACGTAGGGGAGGCTTGTTGTTCTTGGAGGCGGTGGGTGCGCAGGACGCTGTTCTTTGCGTCAGCACCCGGGGTGGGGGGGTCAGTACTGGACCCTACGGTACCCTGAACCTGGGCTTGCATGTGGGTGATGAGCCTGGGCTAGTGTTGGAGAATCGCCGCCGCCTGGCCCGGGCCCTGGGTTTTTCTGCGGAATTGATGACCTGTGCTGCCCAGGTCCACGGAACAGACATCGCGATCGTTGGTGCTGCCGAGGCCGGTCGGGGAGCCCAAAGCCAGGAGGGACTCTGGGAGGTGGACGGCCTGGTGACGGCCCAGCGGGGTGTACCTTTGGTATGTTTCTATGCCGATTGCGTACCCCTGCTGTATTATTGTCCGGCACCGCGGGTGTGTGCTGTGGCCCATGCCGGTTGGCGGGGTACCCTGGAAGGGATCGCCGCCCGTATGCTTAGGGTCCTGGAGGGACAATTCGGCTGTGACCTGGATCGGATCCAGGTCATAATTGGTCCCGCCATCGGTGCCTGTTGTTATACGGTGGGGGAGGAGGTCCGCCGGCTCTTTGCGGAGAAGTTTGGGCGGCCCGTTGATTCCACCTTGGATCTGCAGGGGATCAACAGGCAAATTCTTGTGGACTACGGTCTGCCCTCCGGGAACATCCTGGTGAGTGGTCTTTGTACAAAGTGCCACGGGGATTTGTTCTTTTCCCACCGTGGGGCCCAACAGCAGGGGTATTCCGCTACGGGACGCCATGGAGCGGTGGTTATGCTCCGCTAA
- a CDS encoding YlmC/YmxH family sporulation protein — MKASELRMRDVVNIADGRKLGYIYDLDVDLETGRINAVILPAPQKLFNFFGRGEDIQIPIERIKKIGVDVILVELPANVGA, encoded by the coding sequence CTGAAAGCCAGTGAGTTACGCATGCGGGATGTAGTGAATATTGCCGATGGTCGCAAACTAGGGTACATTTACGATCTAGACGTGGACCTAGAGACGGGACGGATCAACGCAGTGATTCTGCCTGCACCCCAGAAGCTGTTCAATTTCTTTGGCCGGGGTGAGGATATCCAGATCCCCATCGAAAGGATCAAGAAGATCGGGGTGGATGTGATTCTCGTGGAATTGCCAGCGAACGTGGGTGCATAG
- a CDS encoding DNA translocase FtsK, translated as MVNQGGLATGSETKLVSSRRRGEIIGIIVMAVAIFGLIGLYWPVTGVVGKYMTEVCRWLLGSAAPIALLILFFCGGATFLKGYVGTIGRSRTLALILLGLVLVVVLHLVRTPVSFPTTEKYSDGGGVLGRILAAALLKAFGSKGTYIVLVAATLIAIELFIDTPLSRQTQWVAGRFTGVFGLLGRGLVHFGQGLVDELSQLRDWLFRRKGAEEEFGDLEEEETEELPLGAKQETLPLEEELEVEEEELEPLDEEHEEVPSKPSKKPPKSGSASVKKPKGTLRLPPLSLLQKKKPQPVSDDGIQEAGELLLETLRSFGIEAKIANVLRGPVVTRFEIQPPAGIKVSRITGLADDIALALAAQDVRIEAPVPGKSVVGVEVPNRETESVYLRELLDTDEFRNATSKLAVAVGKNVAGKPVIASLDRLPHLLIAGATGSGKSVCINCIIASLLYGAKPDEVKLILIDPKRVELAVYDGIPHLIAPVVTDPRQASETLKWVVREMERRYSLFAEVGVRNIDGYNRWVEKQTTKEPTEAEEELAYLSRIVVVIDELADLMMVAAKDVEESICRLAQMARAAGIYLVIATQRPSVDVITGLIKANIPSRIAFAVSSGVDSRTILDCVGAERLLGKGDMLFYPMGATKPFRAQGAFVSDEEVNKLVTFWKKQGSPEYIVEITEPDTVGDVFDETDELYDEAVQLVLETGQASVSMLQRRFRIGYNRAGRLIDMMEARGIVGPSLGSKPREVLVRSTEYKATE; from the coding sequence ATGGTGAATCAGGGTGGTCTTGCCACAGGCAGTGAGACAAAACTGGTATCCTCCCGTCGGCGTGGGGAGATCATCGGGATCATTGTGATGGCTGTTGCCATCTTTGGCCTGATCGGCCTGTATTGGCCAGTAACCGGTGTGGTGGGGAAGTATATGACGGAAGTATGCCGTTGGCTCCTTGGTTCAGCGGCCCCCATCGCGCTTTTGATCCTGTTTTTCTGCGGTGGTGCCACCTTCTTGAAGGGATATGTCGGGACCATCGGCCGATCCCGTACCTTGGCCCTGATCTTGCTGGGACTGGTTTTGGTTGTGGTCTTACATCTGGTGCGTACCCCTGTGTCCTTTCCCACCACGGAGAAGTATAGCGATGGTGGCGGGGTGTTGGGGCGGATCCTGGCTGCAGCCCTGCTGAAGGCCTTTGGCAGCAAGGGTACCTACATCGTCCTCGTGGCAGCAACCTTGATTGCCATTGAGCTTTTCATCGATACCCCACTGTCCCGGCAGACCCAGTGGGTGGCGGGACGATTCACCGGGGTCTTCGGCCTACTGGGGCGGGGGCTGGTCCATTTCGGCCAGGGCCTGGTGGATGAATTGTCTCAGTTGCGGGACTGGTTGTTCCGGCGGAAGGGGGCGGAGGAGGAGTTCGGGGACCTGGAGGAAGAGGAGACGGAGGAACTGCCCCTAGGGGCAAAGCAAGAGACCCTGCCCCTGGAGGAGGAGCTGGAAGTAGAGGAGGAAGAGCTGGAACCCTTGGACGAAGAGCACGAAGAGGTGCCTTCGAAGCCGTCGAAGAAGCCGCCCAAGAGCGGGTCGGCTTCGGTCAAGAAGCCCAAGGGGACCTTGCGGTTGCCTCCCCTGTCCCTTTTGCAGAAGAAGAAGCCGCAGCCTGTCTCCGATGATGGTATCCAGGAGGCGGGGGAGCTTCTTCTGGAGACCTTACGGAGTTTCGGGATCGAGGCCAAGATCGCCAATGTGCTGCGGGGTCCGGTGGTCACCCGGTTTGAGATTCAGCCCCCCGCGGGGATCAAGGTGAGCCGTATCACTGGCCTCGCGGATGATATTGCCTTGGCCCTAGCGGCCCAGGATGTACGGATTGAGGCACCGGTGCCCGGAAAATCGGTGGTGGGGGTCGAGGTGCCCAATCGGGAAACGGAAAGTGTCTACCTGCGGGAGCTTTTGGATACCGATGAGTTCCGCAACGCCACCTCTAAGCTCGCGGTGGCCGTGGGGAAGAACGTGGCGGGAAAACCGGTGATTGCCTCCCTGGATCGTTTGCCCCACCTGCTTATTGCCGGGGCCACCGGTTCTGGAAAGAGTGTGTGTATCAACTGCATCATCGCTAGTTTACTTTATGGTGCTAAGCCCGATGAGGTGAAGCTGATCCTGATTGACCCGAAACGGGTGGAGTTGGCGGTTTACGATGGGATCCCCCATCTGATCGCTCCGGTGGTGACGGACCCCCGGCAGGCTTCGGAAACCCTCAAGTGGGTGGTCAGAGAGATGGAAAGGCGGTACTCCCTCTTTGCCGAGGTGGGGGTGCGGAATATTGACGGGTATAATCGCTGGGTGGAAAAGCAAACTACTAAAGAACCCACGGAGGCGGAGGAAGAACTGGCTTATTTGTCGCGGATCGTGGTGGTTATCGATGAGCTGGCGGATTTGATGATGGTGGCGGCCAAGGATGTGGAGGAGTCCATTTGCCGTTTGGCCCAGATGGCTCGGGCTGCGGGGATTTACCTGGTGATTGCCACCCAGCGGCCTTCGGTGGATGTGATTACGGGTCTAATCAAGGCTAACATCCCATCGCGGATTGCCTTTGCCGTTTCCTCGGGGGTGGACTCCCGCACGATTCTTGACTGTGTAGGTGCCGAGCGATTGTTGGGTAAAGGTGATATGCTCTTTTACCCCATGGGAGCCACCAAACCTTTTCGGGCCCAGGGAGCCTTCGTATCTGATGAAGAGGTCAACAAGTTGGTGACCTTTTGGAAAAAACAAGGTAGTCCCGAGTACATCGTGGAGATCACTGAGCCCGACACCGTGGGGGACGTTTTCGACGAAACCGACGAGCTGTACGATGAAGCGGTGCAGTTGGTGCTGGAGACGGGACAAGCTTCGGTTTCCATGTTGCAGCGCCGGTTCAGGATCGGTTACAACCGGGCCGGTCGCCTCATTGACATGATGGAAGCCCGCGGGATTGTGGGACCGTCCCTGGGGAGCAAACCCCGGGAGGTCTTAGTTCGTTCAACGGAATACAAAGCTACGGAGTAA
- the nrdR gene encoding transcriptional repressor NrdR — translation MRCPFCAQSGSRVVDTRMIQERNAIRRRRECSVCKRRFTTYERPEEYPLMVVKKDGRREMYDRNKIIGGMIKALEKRPVSGQQVEQMVDEIERRIYATGQREVSSQFIGELVMDALLKTDEVAYVRFASVYRQFKDINRFLEELEGLLADQRRSAKDD, via the coding sequence GTGAGATGTCCCTTTTGCGCACAGAGTGGTAGCCGGGTGGTGGACACCCGGATGATACAGGAACGCAATGCCATCCGCCGCCGGCGGGAATGCAGTGTCTGCAAACGCCGTTTTACCACCTATGAACGGCCCGAGGAGTATCCTTTAATGGTGGTGAAGAAGGATGGCCGGCGGGAGATGTATGATCGGAACAAGATCATCGGCGGCATGATCAAGGCTCTGGAAAAGCGACCGGTGAGTGGCCAACAGGTGGAGCAGATGGTAGATGAGATCGAGCGGAGGATCTATGCCACGGGTCAACGGGAGGTAAGTTCCCAGTTTATCGGGGAGCTGGTGATGGATGCTTTGCTGAAGACCGATGAGGTGGCTTACGTGCGCTTTGCTTCGGTCTATCGGCAGTTTAAGGATATTAACCGTTTCCTCGAGGAATTGGAAGGTCTGCTGGCGGATCAGAGACGGTCTGCCAAGGACGATTAG
- a CDS encoding sigma-E processing peptidase SpoIIGA, with amino-acid sequence MADYIRIIYLDQLILWGLVNFLFDYLLLWATKEIARAEVRRGRMFLAAAFGTIYFILFRLSYYQAIPFYNIFGSLFTIFLVSLAMVYLCFWPQYRTRFLRVLAYFYLVFLLSGGAGTLTALFLFGTPQNPNMLWGMLASIFSILLVAEIGWGVMQDQLYQRVYKTKIQVQFGAHKVGCTALLDTGNHLRDPFSKVPVVVMELSVLQDILPKEVVEFVRRTTEGNLETIDRLSLNQEWSTRFRCIPFSSLGKESGLLVGFRPDALWIAAGKKTLPVPEVVVALTSQRLSKDESYRALVHPDVLKMTLEGSGQIIGSREGGKAVNATNY; translated from the coding sequence ATGGCCGACTATATCCGAATCATCTACCTTGACCAGCTGATCCTCTGGGGATTGGTGAACTTCCTCTTCGATTACCTCCTACTGTGGGCCACCAAGGAAATCGCCCGGGCGGAGGTCCGCCGGGGGCGCATGTTCCTTGCTGCCGCCTTCGGTACCATCTATTTTATCCTTTTTCGGCTCAGTTATTACCAAGCCATCCCCTTTTACAACATTTTCGGATCCCTCTTTACCATTTTCCTCGTCTCGCTGGCCATGGTCTATCTGTGTTTTTGGCCCCAATATCGGACCCGCTTTTTGCGTGTGTTGGCCTACTTCTACCTCGTCTTTTTGCTCAGCGGCGGCGCAGGTACCCTGACCGCCCTGTTCCTCTTCGGCACACCCCAAAACCCCAATATGCTCTGGGGTATGCTGGCCTCCATCTTTTCCATCCTGCTGGTAGCGGAGATCGGTTGGGGGGTCATGCAGGATCAGTTGTATCAGCGAGTGTACAAAACTAAGATCCAGGTACAATTCGGTGCCCACAAGGTCGGTTGCACCGCCCTATTAGACACAGGAAATCACCTGCGGGACCCCTTCAGCAAGGTCCCGGTGGTAGTCATGGAACTGAGTGTATTACAGGATATCTTGCCCAAGGAGGTAGTGGAATTTGTGCGCCGGACGACCGAGGGTAATCTGGAAACCATTGACCGGCTGTCCCTTAACCAGGAGTGGTCCACCCGCTTCCGCTGTATCCCCTTCTCCTCCCTAGGAAAGGAAAGCGGACTGTTAGTAGGATTTCGACCGGACGCCCTGTGGATCGCAGCCGGCAAGAAGACCTTGCCTGTACCTGAGGTGGTAGTGGCCCTGACCAGTCAACGGCTGTCCAAGGATGAGAGCTATCGGGCTCTGGTCCATCCCGACGTGTTGAAGATGACCTTAGAAGGCTCTGGACAAATCATCGGATCCCGGGAAGGAGGCAAAGCGGTCAATGCGACCAATTACTAA
- a CDS encoding DEAD/DEAH box helicase, producing the protein MQVTSIFQNIEITVPILPSLARLFERRTETYGPGEEVAPHLKIHFSQSAPAELVQRIRHGKFDDPHWVKLCLMGSRLRTLRDLRDLLVLNYLGDHFQRSGLVLYPHQLNAVRKVVHQMNGRAILADEVGLGKTIEAGMILKEYILRNEVHNALILVPSTLVWQWFFELKDKFNIPVRIQRTLYDWDKGGYLIASIDTAKRPENREIICQQHYDLVIVDEAHKLKNERTQNYQLVNSIVKKYFLLLTATPVQNDLKELYNLINLLRPGQLGTYRDFQNNFTLDKRITQNTERLRELISSVMIRNRRGKDTIELPQRIVNLVPVTMTEGEAKLYQQILEFVRIRTELVPGNILADLTLLREACSSPQAVAFTLENILDQGVGASACQYLCHLLGLALSIERTAKMDCILELLEQLDEKVIIFTEYKATQLALWRLLTQKGYPTLIFNGELSRSQKHWIRSLFKVKAQVLVSTESGGEGLNLQFCRNVINFDLPWNPLRIEQRIGRVHRLGQTKDVQIFNLATTNTIEEHILYLLHEKLDLFRQVVGDLDSILSKKGTNFEQRLATLLLKHREKNALLSALDRFAQELTTKKQRDASQQTNLEALLGG; encoded by the coding sequence TTGCAAGTAACATCGATCTTCCAAAACATCGAAATCACTGTGCCCATCTTACCTTCCCTGGCCAGGCTCTTTGAGCGCCGCACCGAAACCTACGGTCCCGGGGAAGAAGTCGCCCCCCATCTAAAGATTCACTTTTCCCAAAGCGCACCCGCGGAACTGGTCCAGCGGATCCGCCACGGCAAGTTTGACGATCCCCACTGGGTTAAGCTGTGCCTGATGGGCAGCCGCCTTCGCACCCTGCGGGACTTGCGGGATCTTTTGGTGCTCAACTACCTGGGGGATCATTTCCAACGGAGCGGTCTTGTGCTTTACCCCCATCAGTTGAACGCCGTCAGAAAGGTGGTCCATCAGATGAACGGCCGGGCAATCTTGGCCGATGAGGTGGGGCTGGGGAAGACCATTGAAGCCGGCATGATCCTGAAAGAATATATTCTCCGCAACGAAGTACACAACGCTCTCATTCTCGTCCCCTCCACCCTGGTCTGGCAGTGGTTCTTTGAGCTGAAGGACAAATTCAATATCCCGGTACGCATCCAACGCACCCTTTACGATTGGGACAAAGGTGGGTATCTCATCGCCTCTATCGACACGGCTAAAAGGCCCGAAAACCGCGAGATTATTTGTCAACAACACTATGATCTGGTGATCGTCGATGAAGCCCACAAACTAAAGAACGAAAGGACCCAGAACTACCAGTTGGTAAACTCCATCGTGAAGAAGTATTTCTTGCTCTTGACCGCCACGCCAGTCCAAAACGATCTTAAGGAACTATACAACCTCATCAACCTGCTGCGCCCAGGGCAGCTGGGCACCTACCGGGATTTTCAAAACAACTTCACCCTCGATAAGCGCATCACCCAAAACACCGAAAGGTTAAGGGAATTGATCAGCTCCGTCATGATCCGCAACCGGCGGGGAAAGGACACCATCGAACTTCCCCAGCGCATCGTGAACTTGGTACCGGTAACCATGACCGAGGGGGAAGCAAAGCTGTATCAGCAGATCCTGGAATTCGTCCGGATCAGGACGGAACTGGTACCTGGTAACATACTTGCGGATCTCACCCTACTACGGGAAGCCTGTTCCAGTCCCCAGGCGGTAGCTTTCACCTTGGAAAACATCCTTGATCAAGGGGTGGGCGCAAGCGCCTGTCAATATCTATGCCATCTTTTGGGTTTGGCCCTATCCATCGAGCGCACCGCCAAGATGGACTGCATCCTGGAGCTTTTGGAGCAGCTTGATGAAAAGGTCATCATCTTTACGGAGTACAAGGCCACCCAGCTGGCCCTGTGGCGGCTCCTTACCCAAAAGGGGTACCCGACGTTGATCTTTAACGGGGAGCTTTCCCGCAGTCAAAAGCACTGGATCCGTTCCCTTTTCAAAGTCAAAGCCCAAGTGCTCGTCTCCACGGAGTCGGGGGGAGAAGGACTTAACCTACAGTTTTGTCGGAACGTGATCAATTTCGATCTCCCCTGGAACCCACTGCGCATCGAACAGCGCATCGGGCGGGTCCACCGCCTAGGCCAAACCAAGGACGTCCAGATCTTCAACCTGGCCACCACCAACACCATCGAGGAACACATCCTTTACCTGCTCCATGAAAAGTTGGACCTCTTCCGCCAGGTGGTGGGAGACCTGGACAGCATCCTCAGCAAGAAGGGCACAAACTTCGAACAGCGGCTGGCAACCCTGCTCCTCAAACATAGGGAGAAAAATGCCCTCTTGTCTGCCCTGGACAGGTTTGCCCAGGAGCTAACAACCAAAAAGCAACGGGATGCGTCCCAGCAAACCAATCTGGAAGCACTACTGGGAGGATAG
- a CDS encoding serine hydrolase, whose translation MKHWILTMAAILLAIALLVLYQRPAKERDPWALLLTTTQPRGTKALDYSPLVAQLEEYIAAVDNAQFGIYFQDLHSGQAFGINEEHPFTAASTIKVPLVLYLNHLVAEGKEDFNTRIRYVPERHHQGGNGVLQYDGREEFEYSLRILSNLTITISDNIATAMLLDYLGRPNFVDYMKSLGGKTVYPTGKNVTTARDMGVYLNALLDFAKEHPHLGQRILDDMAHSIFHIGIPQFLPKDIVVAHKEGDLDGVTNDVGIVFTEHPYILAVLCMGGISYDEGFAHIGAISRLVYDYQSQLSRH comes from the coding sequence TGGCAGCCATCCTCCTCGCCATTGCCCTACTGGTCCTCTACCAACGGCCGGCAAAGGAAAGGGATCCCTGGGCCCTTTTGCTGACCACCACCCAACCCCGGGGTACTAAGGCGCTAGATTACTCGCCCCTTGTGGCCCAGCTTGAAGAATACATCGCCGCCGTAGACAACGCCCAGTTCGGCATCTACTTTCAGGATCTCCATTCGGGCCAGGCCTTTGGGATCAACGAGGAGCACCCCTTCACCGCCGCCAGTACCATTAAGGTCCCCTTAGTTCTATATCTCAACCATCTGGTCGCCGAAGGCAAGGAAGACTTTAACACCCGGATCCGTTATGTGCCGGAACGACACCACCAGGGGGGCAACGGTGTTTTGCAATATGATGGCCGGGAAGAGTTCGAATATTCCCTCCGGATCCTGAGCAATCTGACCATCACCATCAGTGATAACATAGCCACGGCGATGTTACTGGACTATCTGGGCCGACCTAACTTCGTCGATTACATGAAAAGCCTCGGGGGCAAGACAGTCTATCCCACCGGTAAAAACGTGACCACCGCCCGGGATATGGGGGTCTACCTCAACGCACTATTGGACTTCGCAAAAGAACATCCCCACCTCGGGCAGCGGATCCTAGATGACATGGCCCACTCCATTTTCCATATCGGCATCCCCCAATTCTTACCCAAAGACATTGTCGTCGCCCACAAGGAAGGAGATCTGGACGGAGTCACCAACGACGTGGGAATCGTCTTTACAGAACACCCCTATATCCTCGCGGTCCTTTGCATGGGCGGCATCAGCTATGACGAAGGGTTTGCCCACATCGGGGCCATCAGCAGACTGGTGTATGACTACCAGTCCCAGCTGTCCCGCCACTAG
- the spoIIR gene encoding stage II sporulation protein R, with amino-acid sequence MAKRVRMKLFVCSLLLLSMITVGVLAGNLKQTPQDLSDRLIRLHILANSNDPEDQQLKLLVRDVVRLATKELLQDVKSKDEAAVILAENLSWLAEVARGPVIAMGYDYPVQVEMGVHPFPDRTYGDLEVPAGDYLAVRVIIGGGQGDNWWCVLFPPLCLIEDQETQIVPKNTTEAAESGTGTVKIQYRWKFIDYLPQWLVKGGLQLRQWWSALAAGK; translated from the coding sequence GTGGCTAAGCGAGTGCGGATGAAGTTGTTTGTATGTAGCTTGCTTCTTCTTTCGATGATCACCGTCGGGGTCCTGGCCGGTAATCTGAAACAAACCCCACAGGACCTGTCGGATCGGTTGATTCGTTTACATATCCTGGCCAACAGCAATGATCCTGAGGATCAGCAGTTGAAACTATTGGTACGGGATGTGGTGCGATTGGCCACCAAGGAGTTGTTGCAGGATGTGAAGAGTAAGGACGAGGCGGCGGTGATCCTGGCGGAGAACTTGTCCTGGTTGGCGGAGGTGGCCCGGGGCCCTGTGATCGCCATGGGTTACGACTATCCAGTACAAGTGGAGATGGGGGTCCATCCCTTCCCTGATCGGACCTACGGGGATTTGGAGGTGCCCGCGGGTGATTACCTGGCGGTGCGGGTGATCATCGGAGGGGGGCAGGGGGACAATTGGTGGTGTGTGCTATTCCCGCCCCTGTGTCTTATCGAGGATCAGGAAACCCAGATCGTGCCCAAGAATACCACCGAGGCTGCCGAAAGTGGTACTGGGACGGTGAAGATTCAGTATCGATGGAAATTCATCGACTACTTACCCCAGTGGCTAGTCAAGGGAGGATTGCAGTTACGCCAGTGGTGGAGTGCCTTGGCCGCGGGAAAGTAA
- the sigG gene encoding RNA polymerase sporulation sigma factor SigG, which produces MKVPNKVEICGVNTSELPVLKNERMMELLKQVKEGDDEARQELVRCNLRLVLSVIQRFSNRGEHLDDLFQVGCIGLMKAIDNFDLSQNVRFSTYAVPMIIGEIRRYLRDNNPIRVSRSLRDIAYKALQVRDRLANETGAEPTITQIAEELGIPREEVVFALDAIQDPISLFEPIYHDGGDPIFVMDQISDAKDEDTNWVEGISIKECLSRLSEREKKILTMRFYGGKTQMEVADEIGISQAQVSRLEKAALKNLRRQLSI; this is translated from the coding sequence ATGAAAGTGCCCAACAAGGTGGAAATCTGTGGGGTCAACACATCGGAATTGCCCGTGCTGAAAAATGAGCGGATGATGGAACTCCTGAAACAGGTGAAGGAGGGGGACGACGAGGCCCGTCAGGAGTTGGTACGCTGTAATCTGCGGTTGGTGCTCAGTGTGATCCAAAGGTTTAGCAACCGGGGCGAGCATCTTGATGATCTTTTTCAAGTGGGTTGTATCGGATTAATGAAAGCCATCGACAACTTTGATTTGAGTCAGAATGTACGTTTTTCTACCTATGCCGTGCCGATGATTATCGGGGAAATCAGACGCTACTTAAGGGACAACAACCCCATCCGGGTGTCAAGGTCTTTGCGGGATATCGCCTACAAGGCTTTGCAGGTACGGGACCGGTTAGCCAACGAGACCGGAGCCGAGCCTACCATCACCCAGATTGCTGAAGAACTGGGGATTCCCAGGGAGGAAGTGGTCTTCGCCTTGGATGCCATCCAAGACCCCATCTCCCTGTTCGAGCCCATCTACCATGATGGCGGTGATCCCATCTTTGTCATGGACCAGATTAGCGACGCGAAGGACGAGGACACCAACTGGGTGGAGGGTATCTCCATTAAGGAGTGTCTATCCCGGTTGTCGGAGCGGGAGAAGAAGATCCTTACCATGCGCTTTTATGGCGGCAAGACCCAGATGGAGGTGGCCGACGAGATCGGCATCTCCCAGGCCCAGGTCTCCCGCTTGGAAAAGGCCGCTTTGAAGAATCTGCGACGGCAGTTGAGTATTTAG